From Calditrichota bacterium, one genomic window encodes:
- a CDS encoding hotdog fold thioesterase, producing the protein MIWFKKYDLNELSTIADSTMVSHLAIEFVEIGDDYLSAKMPVDKRTIQPAGILHGGASVALAETIGSVASSLTINPEKYFCVGLEINANHIKSVKNGFVTGTGKPIHLGRSTQIWEIKIVNDDAALIAISRITLAILEKKL; encoded by the coding sequence ATGATTTGGTTTAAAAAATATGATTTAAATGAATTATCAACGATCGCAGATAGTACAATGGTTTCTCACCTTGCTATTGAGTTTGTTGAGATTGGTGACGATTACTTATCTGCAAAAATGCCTGTTGATAAACGCACAATACAACCTGCCGGAATTTTGCATGGAGGAGCCTCAGTAGCACTAGCCGAAACGATAGGAAGTGTTGCATCATCATTAACTATTAATCCTGAGAAATACTTTTGCGTTGGGCTTGAAATTAATGCCAATCATATCAAATCTGTTAAAAATGGCTTTGTAACCGGTACAGGAAAACCGATTCATTTAGGCAGAAGTACACAAATCTGGGAAATTAAAATCGTGAATGACGATGCAGCTCTTATCGCAATAAGCAGAATAACACTTGCAATTCTGGAAAAGAAATTATAA
- a CDS encoding HU family DNA-binding protein has product MNTSEVIKILSERLAKPQTEIKGVLHSVFEVFKQHLSNHDRFTIPGFGTFDTAARSPRKTYNPHFKKMMLLPKKIVAVFRPSKALKDKTK; this is encoded by the coding sequence ATGAATACCAGCGAGGTTATCAAAATACTTTCTGAACGGTTAGCAAAACCACAGACTGAGATAAAAGGCGTTTTACATTCTGTTTTTGAGGTTTTCAAACAACATTTATCTAACCATGACCGATTTACAATACCTGGCTTTGGCACCTTTGATACAGCAGCCCGTAGTCCACGCAAAACCTATAATCCCCACTTTAAAAAAATGATGCTTCTCCCCAAAAAAATTGTAGCTGTTTTCAGGCCATCTAAAGCACTTAAAGATAAAACTAAATAG
- a CDS encoding HDOD domain-containing protein, with protein MPVAELQDERIGRILDAVNQSDISSIKSVVSGIIQLINDPRSTAKDLKDIIQVDPPLSGKILRVSNSAFYSPQTKIDEIEKAVIWIGYNSVKELALRQKACEVFENNDSIEGYRRSELWAFCVGVAMFSKMIYRREFREKGEVIYAAGLLHKIGLIAEEQFLRKAFTKILKLTNEKNIDLMSVEEKVFGFNHAFLGEQIARNWLLPEDMVYSMGYHNNPYEAPKNHFRQVATLYVASAMCHFAEIGFSKATPFNDDLYQKCISDLKLDQDDLNLIIEDGKYEIAEMLEKGAL; from the coding sequence ATGCCTGTCGCAGAATTGCAAGATGAACGCATAGGAAGAATACTGGATGCTGTAAATCAGTCAGATATTTCTTCAATCAAATCTGTTGTTTCCGGAATCATTCAATTGATAAATGATCCCCGCTCAACAGCAAAAGATTTAAAAGATATAATTCAGGTTGACCCACCTTTATCAGGAAAAATATTACGAGTTTCCAACTCCGCTTTTTATTCGCCTCAAACAAAAATTGATGAAATAGAAAAAGCCGTTATTTGGATTGGATATAATTCAGTAAAAGAACTTGCCTTACGCCAAAAGGCTTGTGAGGTTTTTGAAAACAATGATTCAATAGAAGGATACCGGCGATCTGAGTTATGGGCTTTTTGTGTTGGAGTAGCGATGTTTTCAAAAATGATATATCGACGTGAGTTTAGAGAAAAAGGTGAGGTTATTTATGCTGCAGGATTGTTGCATAAAATAGGCTTAATTGCTGAAGAACAATTTTTAAGAAAAGCATTTACAAAAATATTGAAATTAACGAATGAAAAAAATATTGACTTAATGAGTGTTGAAGAAAAGGTTTTTGGTTTTAACCATGCTTTTCTTGGAGAACAAATCGCCCGAAACTGGTTATTGCCTGAAGATATGGTTTATTCAATGGGTTATCACAATAATCCCTATGAAGCACCCAAAAATCATTTTAGACAAGTTGCTACCTTATATGTAGCCAGTGCCATGTGCCATTTTGCAGAGATTGGTTTTTCTAAAGCAACGCCTTTTAACGATGATCTTTATCAAAAATGTATATCAGATCTAAAACTTGATCAGGACGATTTAAACTTAATAATTGAAGATGGTAAATATGAAATAGCTGAAATGCTTGAAAAAGGTGCCTTATAA
- a CDS encoding LysM peptidoglycan-binding domain-containing protein: MNEKISFDSIINALVQKSNVNKKFANSFVKEMAQVIQEGLLRDNVVTLSGFGIFKLHNVPERSGRNIQTGEPITIAAHRKVMFKPEKQLRALINKNYQHLRATFFNDQDNLESNGVILSEEPLTQPEETFEGAAQKSPLKETTEKEPVLGATIDNKNIDSAGNEEKPQNIEEKEDHLKKTTLIISVIVILTILLLYLQFSGDDTEQIANKESTNQVEKAPASNKENVDKEALTTKKTPEKPPPVQKKVRSVKSHKAEDGDNLWKLATKYYNDGYLWPLILQANKDKIKNPDFIKSGIEISIPAIAEKDDSQLIAKGHLMAYEEYKKENDTEALDHLYVAYKYDKSYVEKFSEEINEKDLQSVKEQLSK, translated from the coding sequence ATGAACGAAAAAATATCATTTGATAGCATTATTAATGCACTCGTTCAGAAAAGCAATGTAAATAAAAAATTTGCTAACAGTTTTGTAAAAGAAATGGCTCAGGTTATCCAGGAAGGGCTCCTGCGCGATAATGTGGTTACTTTAAGTGGGTTTGGAATTTTTAAGTTACACAATGTTCCGGAACGGTCGGGACGGAATATCCAAACAGGAGAACCAATTACAATTGCAGCGCACCGCAAGGTTATGTTTAAACCCGAAAAACAATTGCGGGCATTAATTAATAAAAACTACCAGCATCTAAGAGCCACATTTTTTAATGACCAGGACAACCTTGAGTCAAACGGAGTTATTTTAAGCGAAGAACCTTTAACACAACCGGAAGAAACATTTGAAGGAGCAGCCCAAAAAAGTCCGTTAAAGGAAACCACAGAAAAAGAACCAGTGCTGGGAGCTACAATTGATAACAAAAATATTGATTCAGCGGGCAATGAGGAAAAACCTCAAAATATTGAGGAAAAAGAGGATCATTTAAAAAAAACAACTTTAATCATTTCAGTGATTGTTATTTTAACAATCCTATTATTGTACCTCCAGTTCAGCGGTGATGATACTGAACAAATTGCAAATAAAGAATCAACAAATCAGGTTGAAAAAGCCCCGGCTTCTAATAAAGAAAATGTCGACAAAGAAGCACTAACTACAAAAAAAACTCCTGAAAAACCACCACCTGTTCAAAAGAAAGTGCGATCTGTCAAGTCTCATAAAGCTGAAGATGGAGACAATCTTTGGAAGTTGGCAACTAAATATTATAATGATGGATATTTATGGCCTTTAATATTGCAGGCCAACAAAGACAAAATTAAAAATCCTGATTTTATTAAATCAGGTATCGAGATTTCCATTCCGGCTATTGCAGAAAAAGATGATTCACAACTAATTGCAAAAGGACATTTAATGGCCTACGAAGAGTATAAGAAAGAAAATGATACCGAGGCATTGGATCATCTTTATGTAGCTTATAAATATGATAAATCATATGTTGAAAAATTTTCAGAGGAGATAAACGAAAAAGATTTACAATCTGTAAAAGAGCAATTATCCAAATAA
- a CDS encoding HAMP domain-containing histidine kinase, with protein MGKNEQTAELKKLRSQVKHLKNELALTKEENETAVLNYYDLYKNMEKLVEEKTSQLKNAMSTIYKYNHQLEDMLEERTKHLIQTERHAAFSILSQGIVHNLKNPLSIISAASQILRLTKPQFAKDELPEKIAEFMFQVDKNIEKVEIGTKRMLEMINSLMAKSKSDTSKAVETVNINDLIRKEIDFLSADSVFKNKVDKDISFVESDLYVDILPGELSQIFQNLVRNSLDAMHEKKDAKISIFTGFSEDEVWFSIKDNGPGISKENQSKIFDPFFSTKPSADKKTNGAPTGTGLGLHMCSQMAGNYKGRIEVISDMGKGAEFKIYFPKSAGKNSALIMN; from the coding sequence ATGGGAAAGAATGAGCAAACGGCTGAACTCAAAAAACTGAGAAGTCAGGTAAAACATTTGAAAAATGAGTTGGCTTTGACGAAGGAAGAAAACGAAACGGCTGTCTTAAATTATTATGACTTATACAAAAATATGGAGAAACTTGTAGAAGAGAAAACCAGTCAATTAAAAAATGCCATGTCTACAATTTATAAATACAATCATCAATTAGAAGATATGCTTGAAGAAAGAACAAAACATTTGATACAAACCGAAAGGCATGCAGCATTTAGTATTCTTAGCCAGGGAATTGTACATAACCTCAAAAATCCATTGTCAATAATATCCGCAGCATCTCAAATACTTAGGCTTACAAAACCACAATTTGCAAAAGATGAATTACCTGAAAAAATTGCTGAGTTTATGTTTCAGGTAGACAAAAATATCGAGAAAGTTGAGATTGGTACAAAACGTATGTTAGAAATGATTAACTCTCTGATGGCCAAAAGCAAAAGTGATACCAGTAAGGCAGTTGAAACAGTTAATATCAATGATCTGATTAGAAAAGAAATTGATTTTTTAAGTGCAGATTCTGTCTTTAAAAATAAAGTTGATAAAGATATATCATTTGTTGAGTCAGATTTATATGTTGATATTTTACCGGGAGAGCTTTCTCAAATTTTTCAAAACCTGGTCAGGAATTCTTTAGATGCTATGCATGAGAAAAAAGACGCTAAAATTTCAATCTTTACTGGTTTTTCAGAAGACGAAGTTTGGTTTTCAATAAAAGATAATGGACCGGGTATCTCTAAAGAGAACCAGTCTAAAATATTTGACCCTTTCTTTTCCACAAAACCCTCTGCAGATAAAAAAACAAATGGTGCGCCAACTGGTACAGGTTTAGGGCTTCATATGTGTTCGCAAATGGCGGGAAATTATAAAGGGAGGATTGAAGTAATCAGCGATATGGGTAAAGGTGCAGAATTCAAAATTTACTTCCCTAAATCAGCTGGTAAAAACAGTGCTTTAATAATGAATTAA
- a CDS encoding glycosyltransferase codes for MKNKKQTLSLCMIVKNEEQFIKDCLESVKDSVDQIVILDTGSTDRTLEIVKNYNAEIHYFDWCDDFAKARNESIKFATSDWILWMDADERLSPESGVILRNELSTIQKPVIYQVQINNKTSDAASAYLSTAYRLFKNNFGIGFKGRIHEQLGFDSKFSKPEIRRSGVIIDHLGYAVDDNLKSQKNIRNLKLLKTMTSENPNDAYAHFTLGQQYNLNEEFALAIEHFEKAVKLKQFEKTMTASLHNVLAESYFKSGDYKSAKENADRSIKAVKDQVGGYYMLYRIADKNELYNEAILAVDSMIKNGILLQKNGWQISTDVIIDTDKLNYTKAVLLEKSSDHYGAFQVLYELANGEKVNEEVLNKAIQLALNLSQIHEATDLLKKLIKFNPDRLDAIDTLGTIFIKLQNFQQAIEVYEGLHEKSPDNEKVSRRLAGLYLKVGQESKASKLLQLAV; via the coding sequence ATGAAAAATAAAAAACAAACACTCTCGCTATGCATGATTGTTAAAAATGAAGAACAGTTTATAAAAGATTGTCTTGAAAGTGTTAAAGACTCAGTCGATCAAATTGTCATTCTTGACACAGGTTCAACTGACAGGACCCTGGAAATAGTAAAAAACTATAATGCTGAAATCCATTATTTTGATTGGTGTGATGATTTTGCAAAAGCACGTAACGAGTCAATAAAATTTGCAACATCAGATTGGATTTTATGGATGGATGCGGATGAGCGTTTATCCCCGGAATCTGGCGTAATACTAAGAAATGAATTATCGACCATTCAAAAACCTGTAATCTATCAGGTTCAGATTAATAACAAAACCTCAGATGCTGCAAGTGCTTATCTTTCAACAGCTTATCGTTTGTTTAAAAATAATTTTGGGATTGGTTTCAAAGGTAGAATTCATGAGCAGCTTGGGTTTGATTCAAAATTTTCCAAACCTGAAATTCGCCGTTCCGGAGTAATTATCGACCATTTGGGATATGCTGTTGACGACAATTTAAAATCTCAAAAGAATATTCGTAACCTTAAACTTTTAAAAACCATGACCAGTGAAAATCCGAATGATGCTTATGCGCATTTCACTTTAGGCCAGCAATACAATCTTAATGAAGAATTCGCCCTGGCAATTGAGCATTTCGAAAAGGCGGTAAAGCTAAAACAATTTGAAAAAACAATGACAGCTTCCCTGCACAATGTACTTGCGGAATCATATTTCAAATCAGGTGATTACAAATCTGCAAAGGAAAATGCTGATCGGTCAATTAAAGCAGTAAAAGACCAGGTTGGTGGATATTACATGTTATACAGGATTGCAGATAAGAATGAGCTATATAACGAAGCTATATTGGCAGTTGATTCAATGATTAAAAATGGAATATTATTGCAAAAAAATGGATGGCAAATTTCCACTGATGTAATTATTGATACCGATAAATTAAACTATACTAAAGCCGTTTTACTGGAAAAAAGCAGTGATCATTATGGAGCTTTTCAAGTTTTATATGAGCTGGCAAACGGTGAAAAGGTAAATGAGGAAGTTTTAAATAAAGCGATTCAACTGGCACTTAACCTATCGCAAATACATGAAGCAACAGATTTATTAAAAAAGCTGATCAAATTTAATCCAGACCGCTTAGATGCGATTGATACTTTGGGAACCATTTTTATAAAACTGCAAAATTTTCAACAGGCAATTGAAGTGTATGAAGGGCTTCATGAAAAATCTCCAGACAATGAAAAAGTTTCGCGTCGCCTTGCCGGTTTATATTTAAAAGTTGGGCAAGAAAGCAAAGCTTCGAAATTGTTACAATTGGCTGTGTAA
- a CDS encoding GNAT family N-acetyltransferase, which produces MVEDNYSEINKLKQKQMLKIVSSSFYRELVKYGVNHSDIVSVSTNLLDYVTESKHKSIEKKENSFDFKVEDIRNNWTENSTISLNGVNIRPLVKENIKQVTKWLKAKELSGTFIGFLPKEKKELEDYLLNSKDKFFFATYYKNEKFVGIIGAERIDDQFKKLEMKKFIGEKEFRGKGIGKFSTFLFLYYVFNILEFNKVFIHSMDTNIKNINLNSHFGFDLEGLLFNEVSVNGLFHDVIRMGLIKSNWHRLFSSADENDIL; this is translated from the coding sequence ATGGTTGAAGATAATTATTCTGAAATCAACAAATTAAAGCAAAAACAAATGCTTAAAATTGTTAGCAGTTCATTTTACAGGGAATTAGTTAAGTATGGTGTTAACCACAGTGATATAGTATCAGTCAGCACAAACCTTTTAGATTATGTTACGGAGTCAAAACACAAATCAATAGAAAAGAAGGAAAATTCTTTTGATTTTAAAGTTGAAGATATTAGAAATAACTGGACAGAAAACAGCACTATTAGTCTTAATGGCGTTAATATTAGACCTTTGGTAAAGGAAAATATTAAACAAGTTACGAAATGGCTAAAGGCAAAAGAATTATCTGGAACATTTATTGGATTTTTGCCAAAAGAAAAAAAAGAACTAGAAGATTATCTATTAAACTCCAAAGATAAATTTTTCTTTGCGACATATTATAAGAATGAAAAATTCGTGGGCATTATTGGAGCTGAAAGAATTGATGATCAATTTAAAAAATTAGAAATGAAAAAATTTATTGGTGAAAAGGAATTTAGAGGGAAAGGGATTGGGAAATTTTCAACTTTCCTGTTTCTATATTATGTATTTAATATTTTAGAATTTAATAAAGTCTTTATTCACTCGATGGATACCAATATTAAAAATATAAATCTCAACAGCCACTTTGGTTTTGATCTTGAAGGACTTCTATTTAATGAGGTTTCCGTTAATGGATTATTTCATGATGTAATCAGGATGGGATTAATAAAAAGTAATTGGCATAGATTGTTTTCATCAGCCGATGAAAATGATATTCTTTAA
- a CDS encoding phosphoribosylformylglycinamidine synthase encodes MEKIYRLFIEKRKGFDVEATNLFNDLTHLLEISKLKKLRILYRYDIHGVSGEEYSQARDTVFSDPPQDIVFEEEFPKNENDKTFGIEYLPGQFDQRSDSAAQCIQILTHKKAPIVRSAKIIILSGDIDSDQMDQIKKYCINPVDSRIASIEKPTDLKLKIEKPAPVKTIDGFNDFNKTQLNDLIYETGLAMNFSDIEYCQKYFRESEKRNPTITEIKLLDTYWSDHCRHTTFHTKVESVKIEDSKFSDVIRQTHKKYLASRKFVFENNSRPDCLMDLATIPMRELHKKGKLKELDVSEEINACSIKIPVEVDGQNQDWLIMFKNETHNHPTEIEPFGGAATCLGGAIRDPLSGRAYVYQAMRVTGSGDPRKDLKETLPGKLPQRTITTTAAKGYSSYGNQIGLSTGLVSEIYDEGYVAKRMEIGAVVGAVPAENVNRTQPIEGDIVLLVGGRTGRDGVGGATGSSKAHTETALKNEAEVQKGNPPVERKLQRWFANKEISTKIKRCNDFGAGGVSVAIGELTDSLDIFLDRVPKKYNGLDGTELALSESQERMAVVISPNDLKFFIKNAQDENLEATHVATVTNSGRLKMFWNDQIIVNLDRKFLDTNGVRLETSVTIGAISEKTFFDEKNTNVQNIKQSFLKNLQDLNNASQRGLSEQFDSTIGARSVLHPFGGKFLNTPAESMISKLPFIESDMATVMSWGFNPKLSSWSPYHGALFAVVESVSKIVASGGDYKKVYLTFQEYFEKLGNNPEKWGKPYAALLGAYHAQMAFEIAAIGGKDSMSGSFKELNVPPTLVSFAIAPLSASKAVSSEFKVCNNSVVVFKCTRDNNNLPNFEKLKQTYQLITDFINNGKIYSSCAVKTGGIGVAIAKMAFGNKIGFKFTNTNYVDSLFDAEYGSIICEIDKHTQEGIARDSVDYEVLGVTTEKQEIIIKESSISIDEAIQTWEEPLAEIFPTKHEENIDQIEFGSKENKNIGINLGAKPNVFIPVFPGTNCEYDSEQAFKKAGAGVSSLVFNNLDDKLLEQSLKSYAAEINRSHILMIPGGFSAGDEPEGSGKFIATVFRNPIIIDAVMELLVTRKGLILGICNGFQALIKLGLLPFGEIRKADPELSPTLTFNKLKRHYSTMVQTKIVSTLSPWFTSVENGDRHIIPISNGEGRFVAKESVIKELFHNGQVSTQYVDFNNKASMNSQFNPSGSMYSIEGITSPDGRILGKMAHSERIGMNVAKNVPGNKDQKIFESGVNYFK; translated from the coding sequence ATGGAAAAAATATATCGCTTGTTCATCGAAAAAAGGAAAGGCTTCGATGTAGAAGCTACAAATCTTTTTAATGATTTAACACATTTATTAGAAATATCAAAACTTAAAAAATTGCGCATACTTTATCGATATGACATTCATGGTGTCTCAGGTGAAGAATATTCTCAAGCCCGCGACACAGTTTTTTCAGATCCGCCGCAGGACATAGTTTTTGAAGAGGAGTTTCCTAAAAATGAAAATGATAAAACCTTTGGCATTGAGTATTTACCCGGACAATTTGATCAAAGGTCTGATTCGGCTGCTCAGTGTATTCAAATATTAACCCATAAAAAAGCCCCAATAGTCCGAAGTGCAAAAATAATAATTTTATCCGGCGATATCGATTCAGATCAAATGGATCAGATAAAAAAATATTGTATTAACCCAGTAGATTCCAGAATCGCTTCTATAGAAAAACCAACCGATTTAAAATTAAAAATTGAAAAGCCGGCTCCGGTAAAAACCATTGATGGTTTTAATGATTTTAATAAAACACAATTAAATGATTTAATATATGAGACAGGTTTAGCAATGAATTTTTCAGATATTGAATATTGTCAAAAATATTTCCGGGAATCTGAAAAAAGAAATCCGACTATCACCGAAATAAAATTATTGGATACGTATTGGTCAGATCATTGCCGCCATACAACATTTCACACAAAAGTTGAATCCGTAAAAATAGAAGATTCAAAATTTTCAGATGTAATTAGACAGACGCATAAAAAATATTTGGCTTCGCGTAAATTTGTATTTGAAAATAACTCTCGTCCGGATTGCCTGATGGACTTAGCTACAATCCCCATGAGAGAGCTGCATAAAAAAGGGAAATTGAAAGAACTTGATGTCTCTGAAGAAATCAATGCCTGTAGCATAAAAATTCCGGTTGAAGTAGATGGGCAAAATCAGGATTGGTTAATAATGTTTAAAAATGAAACACATAATCATCCTACAGAGATTGAGCCCTTCGGAGGTGCAGCTACCTGTCTTGGCGGGGCTATTCGTGATCCGCTTTCCGGCAGGGCATATGTTTATCAGGCAATGCGTGTAACAGGATCCGGCGATCCGAGAAAAGATTTAAAAGAAACATTACCTGGCAAGCTTCCACAGCGTACAATAACAACTACAGCTGCCAAAGGATATAGCTCTTATGGCAACCAAATTGGTCTTTCAACAGGACTTGTTTCGGAGATATATGACGAAGGCTATGTTGCAAAACGCATGGAGATCGGGGCGGTAGTTGGTGCAGTGCCTGCTGAGAATGTGAATAGGACGCAGCCGATAGAAGGGGATATTGTTTTACTTGTTGGCGGACGTACAGGCCGCGATGGTGTTGGGGGAGCGACTGGTTCATCTAAAGCACATACTGAAACGGCTTTAAAGAATGAAGCTGAAGTCCAAAAGGGTAATCCTCCAGTGGAACGTAAACTACAAAGATGGTTTGCAAATAAAGAGATTAGTACAAAAATAAAACGCTGTAATGATTTTGGCGCTGGCGGCGTGTCTGTTGCAATTGGTGAACTAACAGATAGCCTTGATATATTTCTGGATCGGGTACCCAAAAAATATAATGGTCTTGATGGGACTGAACTGGCTTTGTCGGAATCTCAGGAGCGAATGGCTGTTGTCATTTCTCCAAATGATTTAAAATTTTTTATTAAAAATGCACAAGATGAAAATCTTGAGGCTACGCATGTTGCTACTGTTACTAATTCAGGACGGTTGAAAATGTTTTGGAATGACCAGATAATAGTTAATCTGGATCGAAAGTTTTTAGATACAAATGGAGTTCGATTAGAAACATCTGTGACGATAGGGGCCATATCAGAGAAAACGTTTTTTGATGAAAAAAACACAAATGTACAGAATATAAAACAGTCATTTCTAAAAAACCTGCAAGATTTGAATAATGCCAGTCAAAGGGGATTGAGCGAACAATTTGACAGTACAATCGGAGCTAGAAGTGTTTTACACCCATTTGGCGGGAAATTCCTTAATACGCCGGCTGAAAGTATGATTTCAAAACTTCCGTTTATTGAAAGTGATATGGCAACAGTGATGAGTTGGGGCTTTAATCCTAAGCTTTCATCCTGGTCTCCTTACCATGGTGCGTTGTTTGCTGTTGTTGAATCGGTTTCCAAAATAGTTGCGAGTGGGGGGGATTATAAAAAAGTATATTTAACTTTTCAGGAGTATTTTGAAAAATTGGGAAACAATCCGGAAAAGTGGGGAAAACCGTATGCCGCTTTATTGGGAGCCTATCACGCACAAATGGCTTTTGAAATTGCAGCAATTGGTGGAAAAGACAGCATGTCCGGATCATTTAAAGAACTAAACGTTCCTCCAACTCTGGTTTCATTTGCCATTGCTCCTTTATCAGCTTCTAAGGCAGTTTCTTCAGAGTTTAAGGTATGTAACAATAGTGTTGTCGTTTTTAAATGCACCCGGGACAATAATAATTTACCTAATTTTGAAAAGCTTAAACAAACATATCAATTAATTACAGATTTTATTAATAATGGTAAAATATATTCATCTTGTGCGGTAAAAACAGGTGGCATTGGTGTTGCAATTGCAAAAATGGCCTTTGGTAATAAAATAGGATTCAAGTTTACAAATACCAATTACGTTGATAGCCTTTTTGACGCTGAATATGGTTCTATTATTTGTGAAATTGATAAGCATACTCAGGAAGGAATTGCAAGAGATTCAGTTGATTATGAGGTCTTGGGGGTTACAACTGAAAAACAGGAAATTATTATAAAGGAATCATCTATTTCAATAGATGAGGCAATACAGACCTGGGAAGAACCATTGGCAGAAATATTTCCGACTAAACATGAAGAAAATATTGACCAAATTGAATTTGGCTCAAAAGAAAATAAAAATATAGGCATAAATTTAGGTGCTAAACCGAATGTTTTTATACCCGTTTTTCCTGGTACAAATTGTGAGTATGATTCAGAACAGGCATTCAAAAAGGCTGGTGCAGGTGTCTCATCTTTGGTTTTTAATAATTTGGATGACAAGCTTTTGGAACAGTCGTTAAAAAGCTATGCAGCAGAAATAAATCGCTCACACATTTTAATGATCCCGGGTGGTTTTAGTGCCGGTGATGAACCTGAAGGATCCGGGAAATTTATTGCGACAGTATTTAGAAATCCTATTATAATAGATGCCGTTATGGAATTGCTCGTTACTCGCAAAGGTTTAATCCTCGGGATTTGTAATGGATTTCAGGCATTGATAAAACTTGGTTTATTGCCATTTGGGGAAATAAGAAAAGCTGACCCTGAGTTAAGTCCAACCTTAACATTTAATAAACTTAAAAGACATTATTCCACAATGGTGCAAACGAAAATTGTTTCCACATTGTCTCCCTGGTTTACAAGTGTAGAGAATGGTGATAGACATATTATTCCAATCTCCAATGGGGAGGGACGCTTTGTTGCAAAAGAAAGTGTTATTAAAGAGCTATTTCATAATGGGCAGGTATCAACTCAATATGTTGACTTTAATAATAAAGCTTCAATGAATTCTCAATTCAATCCTTCTGGATCTATGTACTCAATTGAGGGGATTACTAGCCCGGATGGCAGAATATTAGGTAAAATGGCACATTCGGAAAGAATAGGCATGAATGTTGCGAAAAATGTTCCCGGTAACAAAGATCAGAAAATTTTTGAATCAGGTGTTAACTATTTTAAATAG
- a CDS encoding phosphatase PAP2 family protein, which produces MKYSSKILFILVIFYPILLLSSDLNNQPPKENDRLHLFYQDIQNSLQGTFHVFTNPVRWEQNDWFYFGSTIAGGALLFSIDSDIDRIIKRNRNSSLDKLANFGSFLGSPTTVITLTGVIYSYGILFKNEWARETAIIFTSSLIAGGAIQTTSKKLAGRARPYMNLGKSHFDPFPSTDDFHSFVSGHTLVSVSTALILAKRIDNIYAKTFFYTLGGIGAWARMYQRNHFSSDVFLGTVLSFATVSAAINWQKSFRGKKENKVQYSINFSYQKIMVNVYF; this is translated from the coding sequence ATGAAATACTCCTCAAAAATATTATTTATTCTGGTAATTTTTTATCCAATTCTTCTCTTGTCTTCTGATTTGAATAACCAGCCTCCTAAAGAAAATGATAGACTACACCTTTTTTATCAAGATATCCAAAACAGTCTCCAGGGTACATTTCATGTTTTTACAAATCCTGTAAGGTGGGAACAAAATGATTGGTTTTATTTTGGCAGCACCATTGCGGGTGGTGCACTTTTATTTTCAATAGATTCAGATATTGACCGTATAATCAAACGTAACCGAAATTCATCATTAGACAAATTGGCCAACTTTGGGTCTTTTCTCGGGAGCCCTACAACTGTTATTACTCTTACAGGGGTTATTTACAGCTATGGTATTTTATTTAAAAATGAATGGGCAAGAGAAACAGCAATAATATTTACATCTTCACTAATTGCTGGCGGTGCTATCCAAACCACTTCAAAAAAACTTGCCGGACGTGCAAGGCCATATATGAACTTAGGAAAAAGTCATTTTGATCCTTTCCCCTCGACAGATGATTTTCATTCTTTTGTATCAGGTCACACCCTTGTCTCAGTTAGTACGGCTCTTATTCTGGCAAAAAGGATAGACAATATTTATGCTAAAACATTTTTTTATACATTAGGTGGTATCGGGGCATGGGCCAGAATGTACCAGCGTAATCATTTTTCCAGTGATGTGTTTTTAGGAACTGTTTTAAGTTTTGCAACCGTTTCAGCTGCAATAAATTGGCAAAAATCTTTTAGGGGAAAGAAAGAAAATAAAGTTCAATATAGTATTAACTTTAGCTATCAAAAGATCATGGTAAATGTTTATTTTTAA